A genomic window from Salvelinus namaycush isolate Seneca chromosome 21, SaNama_1.0, whole genome shotgun sequence includes:
- the LOC120066109 gene encoding proteasome subunit alpha type-1-like, with translation MFRNQYDNDVTVWSPQGRIHQIEYAMEAVKQGSATVGLKSRTHAVLVALKRAQSELAAHQKKILHVDEHIGISIAGLTADARLLCNFMRQECLDSRFVFDRPLPASRLVTLIGSKTQIPTQRYGRRPYGVGLLIAGYDDMGPHIFQTCPSANYFDCKAMSIGARSQSARTYLERHMDTFLDCNLNELVRHGLLGLRETLPAEQDLTTKNVSIGIVGKDMEFTIYDDEDVGPFLEGLEERPQRKVIEAADEPAADKPDEPMDI, from the exons ttccGTAACCAGTACGACAACGATGTCACAGTATGGAGTCCTCAG GGGCGCATTCACCAGATCGAATACGCCATGGAGGCGGTGAAACAAGGTTCGGCTACAGTGGGGCTCAAGTCCAGAACCCATGCAGTCCTGGTTGCTCTCAAG CGAGCCCAGTCAGAGCTGGCTGCTCACCAGAAGAAGATCCTCCACGTTGATGAACACATTGGCATCTCCATTGCCGGGCTGACTGCAGATGCCAGGCTCCTCTG TAACTTCATGAGGCAGGAATGCCTGGACTCCAGGTTCGTGTTTGACAGGCCTCTCCCAGCATCGCGCCTCGTCACTCTCATCGGAAGCA AAACTCAAATTCCCACACAGAGGTATGGAAGAAGACCCTATGGTGTGGGACTGCTTATCGCTGGCTACGAT GACATGGGGCCTCATATCTTCCAGACCTGCCCCTCTGCAAACTACTTTGACTGCAAAGCCATGTCCATTGGAGCTCGCTCCCAGTCTGCCCGCACATACCTAGAGAGACACATGGACACCTTCCTGGACT GTAATCTGAATGAGCTGGTCAGGCATGGTCTGCTTGGGCTCAGAGAAACACTCCCAGCTGAACAGGACCTCACCACTAAG AATGTCTCAATCGGCATTGTGGGGAAAGACATGGAGTTCACCATCTACGACGATGAGGACGTGGGTCCTTTCCTTGAGGGTCTGGAGGAGAGGCCACAGAGAAAG